The Mycolicibacterium aurum genome segment TGCCCGCGGCGCGGCGTTACCTGCCGGGCAGCCTGATCTTGGAGACCACCTGGCAGACCCACACAGGCTGGGTGATCGTGCGCGACGCGCTGGTGATGGGGCCATGGCACGACCTGGAGACCCGCTCACGCACCCACCGCCGCACCCCGATGGACTGGGATGCCGAGCACATCCTGCTGCGCACGGTGCGTTGCGTGAGCGGCACGGTCGAACTGGTCATGAGCTGCGAACCGTCGTTCGACTACCACCGGACCAGCGCGCACTGGGAGTACTCCGCGCAGGCCTATGGCGAGGCGATCGCACGCGCCACCAAGGACCCCGACTCCCATCCGACGCTGCGCCTGACCACCAACCTGCGGATCGGTCTGGAGGGCCGCGAAGCGCGCGCCCGCACCCGGTTGAGCGAAGGCGACAACGTATTCGTCGCACTCAGCTGGTCCGGCCATCCCGCGCCCCAGACCTTCGAAGAGGCCGCCGACAAGATGTGGAAGACCAGCGAATGCTGGCGGCAGTGGATCAACGTCGGCGACTTCCCCGACCACCCGTGGCGGTCCTACCTCCAGCGCAGCGCGCTGACGCTGAAGGGGTTGACCTACTCCCCGACCGGTGCACTGCTGGCCGCCCCCACCACCTCGTTGCCGGAAACGCCTCAGGGCGAACGCAACTGGGATTACCGGTACGCCTGGGTGCGCGACTCGACGTTCGCGTTGTGGGGGCTGTACACGCTGGGACTCGATCGCGAGGCCGACGACTTCTTCGCGTTCATCGCCGACGTCTCGGGTGCCAACAACGGCCAGCGCCACCCCTTGCAGGTGATGTACGGCGTCGGCGGGGAACGCACACTCGTCGAAGAGGAGCTCAACCACCTGTCCGGGTACGACAACGCCCGCCCGGTGCGCATCGGCAACGGTGCGTTCGACCAGATGCAGCACGACATCTGGGGCACGATGCTCGATTCGGTGTATTTGCACACCAAATCTCGCGAACAGATCCCCGAGACGTTGTGGCCGGTGCTCAAGGAACAGGTCGAGGAGGCCATCAAGCACTGGCGTGAACCCGACCGCGGCATCTGGGAGGTGCGCGGCGAACCGCAGCACTTCACATCCAGCAAGATCATGTGCTGGGTGGCGCTGGACCGCGGCGCGAAGCTCGCCGAGCTGGAAGGCGAGAAGTCCTACGCCCAGCAGTGGCGCGTGATTGCCGAGGAGATCAAGGCCGACATCCTCGAACACGGCGTCGACGAACGCGGCGTACTCACCCAGCGCTACGGCGACCCTGCGCTGGATGCCTCCCTGCTGCTGGCTGTGCTGACCCGCTTCCTTCCACCGAATGACCCGCGGATCCGTGCCACGGTGATGGCGATCGCCGACGAACTGACCGAGGAAGGTCTGGTGCTGCGCTACCGGGTGGAGGAGACCGACGACGGCCTGGCCGGCGAAGAGGGCACCTTCACCATCTGCTCGTTCTGGCTGGTGTCGGCGCTGGTCGAGATCGGCGAGATCCACCGGGCCAGGCACCTGTGCGAGCGCCTGCTGTCGTTCGCCAGCCCGCTGCACCTCTACGCCGAGGAGATCGAGCCACGCACGGGCCGGCACCTCGGCAACTTCCCGCAGGCGTTCACCCACCTGGCGTTGATCAACGCGGTGGTGCACGTGATCCGCGCCGAGGAGGAGGCCGACAGCTCGGGCGGTTTCCAGCCGGCCAACGCACCTGTGTAACGGGATCGTCGCGGTTTTGCGTCTGCCCGCGCAGAAAGCTCCCCCGGACGGCGGTGAGCGCGGATCATCAGTGTCATGAGTCTGACCGGGACGGACGAGACGTCGCGTCAAGTCATCGATATCGCTGTCGGCATCCTGATCGGCCTCCGCGGATGCTCGCGCCGCGAAGCCTTCGACGAGCTGGTGCGGGTGGTGCATCAGACCGGTCTTGGGCTCGGTGCGATCGCGTCAGGCCTGGTCGCGATCGCCAGTGGGTCGGCATCGGCCGATCATGCCGAGGCCTTCACCGCATGGGGCGAGCTGATCAGAACCCGCCGCACCGGCCGGTTGGCCACCGCGAGCTGACGCACCGCTAGAGATCTGAGCTCTCGCGCCACAGGTCGATACCGGACTCGGACGCGTACCCGTCGATTTCGTCGAGTTCTTCCGGGGTGAAGGCAAGGTTGTCCAGCGCACCGAGGTTTTCCTCGAGTTGAGCCACGCTCGACGCGCCGATGAGCGTGGACGCCACGGTGGGGTCGCGAAGCACCCAAGCCAATGCCAGCTGCGCCAGGGTCTGACCCCGACGCTCGGCGATCCCGGCGAGTCCTTGGAGTTTCGCGCGGACATCGTCGGTCACCAGTTGGTCGTCGAAAGTCGGACGGGCCGTGGCGCGATCGACGTCGGCCGCGGACTGCTGAAGGTATCGGTCAGTGAGAAGGCCTTGTCCCAGCGCGGTGAACGCGATCGCACCCATCCCGGCGTTGGCGAGTTCGGTGTTGAGGCCGCCTTCGATCCAGCGGTTGAGAAGCGAGTACGACGGCTGATGGATCACCAGCGGGGTACCCAGCCGACGTGCGATGGCCGCCGATTCAGCGGTCTTGGCAGCTGAGTACGACGAGATACCCACGTAGCGCGCCTTTCCTGCACGGACCGCGGCGTCGAGGGCACCGATGGTCTCCTCGAGCGGGGTCGTCGGATCGATGCGATGCGAGTAGAAGATGTCGACGTAGTCGAGGCCGAGGCGGGCGAGCGACTCATCAAGGCTGGCAAGCAGATACGTGCGGCTGCCGAGCTGACCATAGGGTCCTGGCCACATGTCCCATCCCGCCTTGGTGGAGATGATGAGCTCGTTGCGGTACGGCTTGAAGTCGCGACGCAGCATCCGACCGAAGTTCTCCTCGGCCGAACCGTACGGTGGGCCGTAATTGTTGGCCAGGTCGAAGTGGGTGATGCCCCGGTCGAACGCGTGCCGCAACACCTGTCGCTGGACGTCGAAAGGCCGGTTGTCGCCGAAGTTGTACCAAAGCCCGAGAGAGATAGCCGGCAATAGAAGCCCTGATGTGCCCACCCGGCGATAGGGCATCGCAGCGTATCGGTCCCGCGCCGCCACCCATGGATCGTGGGTGAAGGGAACGTCGGCGATCGCAAAGTCCTCGGCCATAGATCTCATCCTTTCAGTCGTGATGAGCCGGACGCGCCCGCGGGGTGTCCACCCGCAATGACCGTGATGGACGTGCGCGACGCAATCCGAGCTCACCATGTCGGTGATACCCGGCTGAGGCGGCTCTATGCCGGCGAGACCGACGGTGAACTCGCCACTGGACCGAACGTGTTCTGCGCCCCCGCAGACCGGTCAGCCACCGAGGGTGCGGGCCCTATCGACCCGGGTTGCGTAAAGCCGGCGTGCGCGTTTTGCGCCAATGCCGCTGCAGCGCATGCGATTCCGATACCTTGTCGCGAGCGCAACCAGCGTCGGCGTGCCTCTTACTCGGCCGCGTTTTGGATCATCGCGTCGGCGATCGCGGCGGCCTCGTCGGTGATGCTGTAGCCGCACGCCCACGCTTCCACCGTGAGGTTCGACACCACGGACAGCGCATGCTGGCAGGCCCAGCCGTCGGCACCCTCCTGGGTGGTCTTCTGGGTGATCAGGGTGTCGCCGACGCCGACCTCGCCGAGTTCCCACAGATAGTCGCCCTCCCCGACCGCGATCGCAGAGGTGGCGCAGTCCTGCCAGGTGGACGACGAGTCGGCGAAGAATCTCTCGGCGTTCCCGGACGACGGGTACAGCACAGCGGTCTGCTCGACCCAGTGGTCGTTGTCCTCGTCGGGTTCGCGCGCCAGCTGGTCCCGCATCGCCGTCCAGCCGGTGCCCGCATACACCGGCGCCTCGGCGCCGTACACCGCACCGAGGCAATCAGGATCTGACACCTCCGCAGAATGGTCGGTCATCTCCTCGAGCTCGCTGGTCACTTCCAGCCGCGTCGAGCCGACGATCTCGTTGAGTTCATCGACGGTCAGCAGGATCGCATCGAGTCGGGTTTCGTCAAGCGGCGGGATGTCGACCGGACCGATGCCATGGCTGCGCACCGCCGTCCCCTTGACTTCGCTGACACACCCCGAGAGCAGCGCAGACGCCGCGAACAGCGCCCCGGCAGCGCGCACGCATCGGATCGCGGCGTCGTTTCTCACCGAGTCATTATCAGCCATCGCCGACCACACCACGCGCGGCTTGGGTAGACGTCAGCGCACGGCGGCGATCTTGTCGCGGATCACGTCCACCACCGCGACCGCGCCCTGGACGTTGCCGACAGGGCGAGGATCGGTGAGCTCGACCTCGACGATGCAGTCACCGGCGAGCCCGACGGCGCGCAGGCCGGTCGGCGACCCGGTGCCGCCCGAAGCGTGCAGCACATGTGCCGCGATCACGTGCTCGCCGAACGTGACGTCGGTGACCCTGCTGAGCTCGTCGGCGCCGTTGGCCTGCGCGTTCAGGGTCACGGTCTGTCCGTTGCAGCGTCGCCACTGGTCGGTGACCGAGGCGAAGAATTCCTGTGCCGCCACCGGGCTGGCCATCTGGACGACGCCGAAGAACCCCGACACCGGCGGGCCGTCGAAGCCGCCGCCGGCCCAGGTGTTGCTGGCCACCGATTGCACCGGGCTGGCGTCGTAGACGATCTCCTGGAGGCGGTACGGGGCGCTGACGCACTCCGCGGGCGCCGCCTGGCCGTCGGCCACGCTGGTCAGCAGCACGCCCGCATCACCGGCGACCGGTCGGCCCATCATGCTGTTCGGTCCGGTGCCCAACACTGCCGACAGTTCAGTGGCCGTCGGCAGGAACGGGCCGAGAGGGACAGCCGGCGACGGCTGGGCCGCCTCGACGATGCGCACCACCGGCCGCTCGTCGGCGGGCGCGCCCGCACAGCCGGCAAGGACCAGGCCCGCGGCGGCGATCGACGCCGCGAGGCGCCCCGACTGCGCACCTGCCATCTCTGCCCCCGAACCGTCGACTTGGATAACACTTCAACACGGTTCGTGCCTTCGCGCGACCGCTTCGGCCAGACCCCGCACCCAAAACCGATCCATTCCGACTCGTCGATCGGGCGGCACGACCTCACCGATGCACGGCACGACCGCGACGACCCGTGGTAGGCACGTCTGATGCTGCTCATCACCGGACCGAGCGGCAACGTCGGTCACGAGCTGGTGGAACTGCTCCGCGTGAGGACCGACCCGCACTCATGGCGGATAGCCAGTCGCCATCCTGAGATGTTGCGGGACCGTGTCGGTGACGGCGCCCAGGTCAGCGCCTTCGACTTCTTCGACCGTACGACGTGGCCTGCGGCGCTTCGCGACGTGACGGCGCTGTTCCTGCTGTTCCCGTTGCCGGGCAACAAGGCAGCTCGCGAGGCGGTCATCCCGTTCGTGCACGCCGCTGACGACGCCGGGTGCAGGCACGTCGTGTACGTCTCGGTGTTCGGCGCCGACCGGGCCCCGTTCATCCCTCACCACAAAGTCGAGGCAGCCCTGCAGGCCAGCACGATGAGCTCCACCATCCTGCGGTGCAGCTTCTTCATGCAGAACCTGCACCGTGCGATCTCCACTCACGGCATCGACATCGCCGACCGCGGAGAACTGTTCATTCCGGCCGGGTCCGGCCGGACCACATTCATCGACGCCCGCGACGCCGCAGAGGTCGCTGCCCTGGCACTGACCGACGTCGCCTCGCATCGCGACCGCGTCCACCGTTTGACCGGATCCGCCGCGATGAGCATGGACGAGGTCGCCAAAGCGATGAGCGACCAATTGGATCACCCGATCACGTACACCCGTCCCAGTCTCGCGCGGTTCGCAGCTCGACTGCGCCGGCGCGGAGTGGGTTGGGACACGATCGGGTTCATGTCCGCGATCTATACCCTGACCCGCCTGGGGCAGAACCAACCGATCACCGACGACGTCGCGACGCTGCTGGGGCGGCCACCTCGCACCATGCGAGAGTTCCTGCGCGACAACGCATGGCGGTGGCGCGATCATGCCTGGACCTGACGGCACCGTCACCCGTTGCGGATGTGCCGCACGGAGGCGCGGCACCACCTGTCGAACGCCTGGACCGCCGCCGGCGCCCACTGCTGCCCCAATCGGTCGAGTACCGCAACGGTGACGAGCAGCGATACCAGCATCGTGATCAGCCCGAGCGCGGGGTGCAGTGCTGCGGATACGGCGGTCAGGTTGAACACGGCCATGAGGATGACCACGGTGACGACCGCGAATTTGGCGCCGCCGAAGTTCGCGCCGGCATCAGGGTGAGGACTGGTCATCAACTTCTCCTCGGGACCTCAAGATCAACGAAGCGCATTTCACGCGGCAAGCAGCGCGACATCACGTGCGCTTGGGCCTAGACGACCTCGACGAGCCCGACCGCGCTCTCGTCGACAGCGCCGATGGTGGCGTGCACCTGCACCGCCCTATCGGTGGAAACATAGGTGGCACAGACAATTCCGCATGTGCCGTTGTCTACCCGACTGGACAGAATCGGAGAGCGTTGAGCGAGAGCGAGGCCGGTCTCGACAGCATGGGCAGCGGCGACCGACTGCACCGAGTCGGCGATCGTCCCGCGCCGCACCACAGACAGCAGAGCATGTTCGACCACTCGGCGCATCGATCCGCCGGGCAGTTCCGTGTGTTCCCACGCCTTCAGTGCCGCGGTCATGGCCGGGCAGTCGTCATGTCCGAGCACGACGATGAGCGGCACCTCCAGGCATTCGACGGCGTACTCGAAGCTACCGAGCACGCCTGCGTCCACGGTGTGGCCCCATGTACTGATGTCGAGCAGGGCGCCGGGGCCCTGGCCGAAGACCGTCTCATTGGTGAGACGGGCATCGGCACAGCGGAAGACGGCAGCGATCGGCCGGTCCACCGACTGCTCGCAGCGCAGCCGGTTGCCGGCGCGCAGCCGCTGCCAGGTATCACGTGGGAGGTTCATGGGCTGTTCCTTTCGTTGTGGTTTCAGCTGAAGTACTCAGGCCTGCTGACGTAGGTCTCGGTCACGAACATCACGCCCGAGGACGCGTCCAGCAGGGGGCGCAGGCCCGCCAGCAACGCCTCGACCCTGGAGTCGGGCACCACGGTGATGATCAATTCGAGGGCGGCTTGCTGGTTGAACAACAGTCGGCCCTGGTGGTAGCCGTGGTGGCCGAGCCCGGAGACCCCGGACAGGCTGGTGTATCCGGTGGCGCCGACGCTTCCGATGAGCTCCCGGACCGCCGGCGCGTCGCTTCCGGTGACGACGACTTCGATTTTGGTCATCTTGGCCAGGGCGGGTGTCATGGAATCATCTCCTCGTCGTGAAGCGCTTGTGAGCAATGGGTTTCGGTCCACAACTGCCAGCCGGCCCGCGTCCAGCGCTGCCATGGGTGGGCGGGATGTTCGCGGGCCGCGACGGTCACCCAGTCGTTGCCGAACAGCTGTTGCAGGATCGGGTTGCGTCCGACCACGGTGTCGATGCGTGTCAGCGGCGCCTGGACGACCGCCAAGAGCCGAAGGGGCTCGTGCAACAACCGGTCCCGATAGCTGACCGACTGCCATGGCAGCCCCAGCCGGAGGTCGCCGACGTGGCCGGTGATCACGCCGACGTTGCCGACGACGTTGTGGACCGTCTTGGTCCCAGCCCCGAAGACATCCGGGGCCACAGCGGAGAAGTAGTACTGGCAGTTGATCCACTGCGCCACCACCAGTGGCGCGGTCAGAATGGTCTCCAACGCCGTGGCGTCGTCGTCGGTGTCCGCGTCGTAGGAGTGCAGGAAGGTGCGCCGGTGTAGGTCTAGTCCGCGGGTGACGTCGCGGGGAGCGATGACGAATGCGGCATTGCCGGCCAGCCCCCACTCCGGGTACACCTGCGCCCAGTCGACCGATCTGCGTCCGACGTGCCTGGCAGCGGCGCGGGCCGAGAAGCGCCGCCGGGCGCCCGGCAGCACCGCGCACCGCTCGGCTGCCAGCGCACGTCCGGCACGCGCGAGATCGGCTTCGAGGCGGGCGACGTCGCGACGGTGGTCAGGAGAGATCAGGTGGGCGTCGAGCACGGTGATCCGGTCGGTGGCGGTGTCATGCAGGGCCGCGACGACGTGTGTGTGATCCGGGATGTCGATGCCCGCACTGCGCAACTCGTCGCGGACGTCGGACTGGTTGAGGATCCGTGCCGCCGCGCGGGCGTTGGGCCCGCCGCCCTGCCCACCGCAGGCACCGCAGTCCAGTGACGCTTGGTACGGGTTGTTCTCGGTGTCGCTGTGGTGCCCGCACAGGACCACCAAGCGTCCGAATCCCGTTGTCAGACCGATGGTTTTCAATGTCACCTGCGCGAAGAGCACGCGCTCGTGCAGCGGCATCGACTCTACGTTCAGCAGCGTCTGAGCCGCAGGGGTGATCATGTCGCGCAGCCTGCGCCGCACCCCGGCGACGGCCGACGGGGTCAGGGTCTTGGCCGCTGACAGGGGGGCTGCGATCCAGCCGGCGGCCTCGGCGAGAACGAAAGGTGCAGCCGCAGACTCCTTGGCGACATGGAATGCCGTCTCGGCCCCGCTAAGGCTGGTGGCGCCGCTCACCCGGCGCTCGGCGGCGCGACGAGCGTGCGGCGCAGGCTCTTCCGCGATGTCGTGGTTGGGTGAGATCAGCACTGGACACAGGTCGGCTGGCGCGCCTCCCAGCAGGTCGGTGAATCGGATCGCGACGGCAAAGAAACCTGCGAATCCCAGGGTCTGGTAGTCACCGCACGATTCGAGGTGGCGGCGCAGCCCTTCCGATCGGGTGTCGATGCACGTGATCAGGTGGGTGTGCGCGGGCGGGTGCTTCCGCGGTAGGCGCGAGGACAGGTCGGCGAGCAGCCGGTCCTGATAGTGAGCCTCGAATGCGTTCTGCCAGATCATCTGGCGGGCCGGTGTCGGCAACGCCGCCAGGATCCGCGCCGCCGTCGCCAGATCGGACTCGGTGACGTCACTGATCCCGCACGCCTCGAGCAGGTGCGCAGCGCGGTCCTTGGCCGTCCACAGAGCCGGAAGAGCCGGCTCGGTGGGCTGGCTACGGCGGTTGTCCAGAAGCGCCGCTTCATAACTCAGCCGCATTGCCAGGTATTGCAGCAGGTCGACGCCGACGTCACGGTCGGCGCACCAGTTCACGTGCGCGGCCCAGCCCGGCAGCCGGGTCAGGTGGGCCTGCAAATAGGTGACCCGGTCGCCGTCGGCGACGCCGAGAGCGTCCAGCGCCACCAGCACAGCGTCGTCCGGCCGTTCGGCGACGCCGCGCAACCTGGCCCGCACGGTGCGCGTCAGGGTGCGATCGGTCGGCGCGAGTGCGCGCCACGCCGGGTAGAAACCCTGCTCGCGGCCGGGCATCGGCCAACTCGCCTCGCCGAGGAACGCCGCCATCCACTTCGCGGCTTGCGTATCGACGATGTCGGCGTCGCCGGTGGCCCACTCTTCGGCGCGAGTTCGATACCGCCGCTGTGGTTCTGGGGCGGGAACCCCGTACAGAAGGTCGGCACGCAGCAGAGCCGTGGCTGTCACCCGCCGGTTCTCCAGCTGCAGGCCCGGCTCCTCGGCGAGTCTCGGATAGCGGCGTGCGAGCGCTCGGTCCAAGTCGGCATCGGTGATACGCCCCTGGTGGTACAGCCTGCGGAACATGGCCTCGGGCAGGGTGCCCGGTGTCCCGTAGAGGTCGCCCGCACGCCGGACGGCCTGTTCGAATGGCATCGCCTGCAGTCCGGCCAAAGGGTTCACCGCGATGAAGGTGTCCAGCGGATAATGCGTGGGCAGCACCCGCGCGGAAAGCCGGATGTCACTGCGTAGCCGGGCCCGGGCCGAGTCCGGTCGGGTTGAGGTCGCCTCGGTCATCGTTGTGCTCCTGTCGTGGCCGGGTGGACGCTTCCTGCGCTGAGCACGTGGGTATAGACGACACGTCGCAGGGCATCGGCTACGCGCGACCCGCGCAGGCCCGCCAGCGTGCCGAGCAGGATCAGCGCGGCAGTGACGGTCGCCCACACGGCGGGCGGGGCAGCCGGGGTGTCAGGCAGTGCCGGCGCGAGGAATTCGGTAGCCGTGCTGATCAGCGCGACGTAGCCCACCGCGGCGAGAAGCAAGACGGCTCCGGCACTCACTGCGCCCGCGACGTTGGGGCGGCGCTGGAGCCAGCCCCAGGTGGCGGCCGCGCCCGTCACCCATGCGAACAGCAGAAGGGCCTGCTCTGCGGCATGGGTGTGCGTCCAGGTCGAGAAGAGCTCAGCAGCGGCCGACAACGCGACCAGAGGGAGCGCCGCGGCGGTGACGAGATTGACCAGCCGCCGGCGCCCGGCCGGACGTGGGGCGGCGGGCAGTGCAGCGAACCGGCGGTGCCGGGCGATCGCCGATCCGGAGGACAGGAACAACGTGGCTTTGTAGAAGCCGTGGGCCACCAGGTGGATGACTGTTGCGGCCCATAGGCCGAGTCCACACGTGAGGATCATGAACCCCATCTGGGCCATGGTCGAATGTGCAAGCGCACCTTTGATATCCGGCTTCACGAGCATGATGGCGGCGCCGTAGGCCATGGTGGTGGTGCCGGCGATGACGAGTAGGCCTGCCGCCAACGCGGGGCTGGGCAGCGGGCTCAAGCGGATCAACAGAATCCCACCGGCGTTCACCACCCCGGCATGCAGCAATGCCGACACCGGGGTGGGTGCCGCCAGGGTCGCCGGCAGCCAGCGGTGGAACGGGATTTGCGCGGACCGCGACAGCGCGGCGACCACGATCAGTACCGACACCAACGTCGCCATCGCGGCGTCGGGGCGGGTGGCCGAAAGGGCGGCCATGTCACCGTTTTCCGTACGGACGATGATCAGACCCACCGCCACCCACAGGGCGCCGTCGCCGATCAGGAACGCGACCGCGGCACGGCGGACACCGTCCCGCGCGCTCGGCAGTTGCCAGTAAGTACCCAAGAGCAGGCACAGTGCGACGCCTGCGGCGGTCCAACCTACAGCGATGCCGATCAGCGTGGTGGCCGTGGCCATCACCGCGGACGCTGCCGTGAGGAGCCCGGCACCGGCGGTGAACCACCAGGCCCGCGGGTCGCCGGCGAGGTACCGGACCGCGAACGCCTGTGCCACGGTGCTCACTCCGAAAATCAGCAGCAGCACCGCCACCGCCAGCCGATCGGCGGCAAATGCGAGCACACCCGTTCCGAGGGCGGCTTGCTCGCCGCGCGCGGAGCTCACGGCCAGCCCGGCGACAAGGATGAATCCTGATCCTGCGGCCAGGGCGCCGAGCCGCGTGGCAAGCACCGGGACCCGACGGCCGACCGTGGTCGCCGCCACGGCGGCAAGCAGCGGCGCCGCGAGCACTGCGGTGAGTGCGGCTTCGTCCAACACCAACATACGAAGCAAATTACGTGTAATTAATTGCGGGTGTCAACCCCCGATTCCGGTCGGCAGTCCGGTGCGGGCGGTCGGATACTTACGAAGCACATTTCGTGTGTTAGTATTCGCGTTACCAGATTCGGTCGGATGAGCAACGCTGATGCATGCGGGAAATGCGATGGACTCCTTGCGGTCTCACGGCGGAGGCCGCGTTCACAGCATCGACTGAATCACTTTCGACATTTGACTGGACTCGAGGAGATGTGGTGGCCGACGCGATAGTCGTTCCGCTGTGGGGATGGGCCGCGCTGACCGCGGCCATCGTGGTCATGCTGGCGATCGACCTGTTCATGCATCGCGACAACCATGTCATCGGCTTCCGTGAAGCCGCGGTGTGGTCGACGATCTGGATCGCCGCGGGACTGGGCTTCGGCGGGATCGTCTGGTGGGCTTACGGCGCCGAGGTCGCCGGAACCTATTACGCCGGCTACCTCATCGAGAAGGCCCTGTCGGTCGACAACGTCTTCGTCTTTGCGCTGATCTTCACCTACTTCGCGGTTCCGGACCGCTACCAGCACAAGGTCCTGTTCTGGGGCGTCGTCGGGGCGCTGCTGTTCCGGCTCGTGTTCATCTTCGTCGGCGCAGAACTACTTGCGGCGTTCTTCTGGACCGCCTACATCTTCGGGGCGTTCCTGATCTACACCGCCTACAAGATGGCCTTCCAGCACGACAAAGAACTGGAACCGGAGAAGAACCTGGTGGTGCGACTGGTGCGACGAGTGGTGCCGACCGATCCCCGCTACCACGGTGATCGTCTGTTCACCCGGGTCGACGGCAAGCGGGTGGCCACACTGCTCTTCGTCGTGCTGATCGCCGTCGAGGCAACCGACCTGATCTTCGCGATCGACTCGGTGGCCGCGGTGCTGGCGATCACCACCAGCACCTTCCTCGTCTGGACCGCCAACGCCTTTGCGGTGCTGGGGTTGCGCAGCCTCTACTTCTGCCTGGCCGGACTGTTGCGCAGGTTCACCCATCTGCACTACGGGCTGGCGGTGCTCCTGGCCTTCGCAGGCGTCAAGCTCGTCCTGTCGGAGACGCCGGTCGGCAAACTACCGATTCCCCTCACCCTTGGTGTCATCGTCGTCACGCTCACCGTGTCCATCGTGTGGAGCCTGCTCGCCACCCGAACCGGCAAACCGACACGCGACCCGCTGGATTACTGAAACCCATCACGCGAATGGCGAAGTACCATATCGGCGATGGTCGCCTCGAAACGCACGCCGAAGACACCCCCACGGGCGCGCCCGTCCAAGGCGGCCAACCGTACGCGGCCGAGGAAGGAATCGAAGGCCGCCGCCACCGCTTCCGTCGAGCCCGGCGACCAGCCGCGTGGATGGACGTTCCTCACCAACCACGCCCACGTTCTGCTGTGCCTGGCGCGGGGCTCGCTGACCGCACGGG includes the following:
- a CDS encoding sensor domain-containing protein, producing the protein MAGAQSGRLAASIAAAGLVLAGCAGAPADERPVVRIVEAAQPSPAVPLGPFLPTATELSAVLGTGPNSMMGRPVAGDAGVLLTSVADGQAAPAECVSAPYRLQEIVYDASPVQSVASNTWAGGGFDGPPVSGFFGVVQMASPVAAQEFFASVTDQWRRCNGQTVTLNAQANGADELSRVTDVTFGEHVIAAHVLHASGGTGSPTGLRAVGLAGDCIVEVELTDPRPVGNVQGAVAVVDVIRDKIAAVR
- a CDS encoding sensor domain-containing protein — its product is MADNDSVRNDAAIRCVRAAGALFAASALLSGCVSEVKGTAVRSHGIGPVDIPPLDETRLDAILLTVDELNEIVGSTRLEVTSELEEMTDHSAEVSDPDCLGAVYGAEAPVYAGTGWTAMRDQLAREPDEDNDHWVEQTAVLYPSSGNAERFFADSSSTWQDCATSAIAVGEGDYLWELGEVGVGDTLITQKTTQEGADGWACQHALSVVSNLTVEAWACGYSITDEAAAIADAMIQNAAE
- a CDS encoding NmrA family NAD(P)-binding protein — protein: MLLITGPSGNVGHELVELLRVRTDPHSWRIASRHPEMLRDRVGDGAQVSAFDFFDRTTWPAALRDVTALFLLFPLPGNKAAREAVIPFVHAADDAGCRHVVYVSVFGADRAPFIPHHKVEAALQASTMSSTILRCSFFMQNLHRAISTHGIDIADRGELFIPAGSGRTTFIDARDAAEVAALALTDVASHRDRVHRLTGSAAMSMDEVAKAMSDQLDHPITYTRPSLARFAARLRRRGVGWDTIGFMSAIYTLTRLGQNQPITDDVATLLGRPPRTMREFLRDNAWRWRDHAWT
- a CDS encoding P-II family nitrogen regulator — its product is MTPALAKMTKIEVVVTGSDAPAVRELIGSVGATGYTSLSGVSGLGHHGYHQGRLLFNQQAALELIITVVPDSRVEALLAGLRPLLDASSGVMFVTETYVSRPEYFS
- a CDS encoding carbonic anhydrase, which encodes MNLPRDTWQRLRAGNRLRCEQSVDRPIAAVFRCADARLTNETVFGQGPGALLDISTWGHTVDAGVLGSFEYAVECLEVPLIVVLGHDDCPAMTAALKAWEHTELPGGSMRRVVEHALLSVVRRGTIADSVQSVAAAHAVETGLALAQRSPILSSRVDNGTCGIVCATYVSTDRAVQVHATIGAVDESAVGLVEVV
- a CDS encoding glycoside hydrolase family 15 protein → MVLQHSEASEASFPNGESSALTLPAPTAYYSPGPLRNPFPPIADYAFLSDCENTCLVSSAGSVEWLCVPRPDSPSVFGAILDRGAGHFRLGPYGVSVPAARRYLPGSLILETTWQTHTGWVIVRDALVMGPWHDLETRSRTHRRTPMDWDAEHILLRTVRCVSGTVELVMSCEPSFDYHRTSAHWEYSAQAYGEAIARATKDPDSHPTLRLTTNLRIGLEGREARARTRLSEGDNVFVALSWSGHPAPQTFEEAADKMWKTSECWRQWINVGDFPDHPWRSYLQRSALTLKGLTYSPTGALLAAPTTSLPETPQGERNWDYRYAWVRDSTFALWGLYTLGLDREADDFFAFIADVSGANNGQRHPLQVMYGVGGERTLVEEELNHLSGYDNARPVRIGNGAFDQMQHDIWGTMLDSVYLHTKSREQIPETLWPVLKEQVEEAIKHWREPDRGIWEVRGEPQHFTSSKIMCWVALDRGAKLAELEGEKSYAQQWRVIAEEIKADILEHGVDERGVLTQRYGDPALDASLLLAVLTRFLPPNDPRIRATVMAIADELTEEGLVLRYRVEETDDGLAGEEGTFTICSFWLVSALVEIGEIHRARHLCERLLSFASPLHLYAEEIEPRTGRHLGNFPQAFTHLALINAVVHVIRAEEEADSSGGFQPANAPV
- a CDS encoding aldo/keto reductase yields the protein MAEDFAIADVPFTHDPWVAARDRYAAMPYRRVGTSGLLLPAISLGLWYNFGDNRPFDVQRQVLRHAFDRGITHFDLANNYGPPYGSAEENFGRMLRRDFKPYRNELIISTKAGWDMWPGPYGQLGSRTYLLASLDESLARLGLDYVDIFYSHRIDPTTPLEETIGALDAAVRAGKARYVGISSYSAAKTAESAAIARRLGTPLVIHQPSYSLLNRWIEGGLNTELANAGMGAIAFTALGQGLLTDRYLQQSAADVDRATARPTFDDQLVTDDVRAKLQGLAGIAERRGQTLAQLALAWVLRDPTVASTLIGASSVAQLEENLGALDNLAFTPEELDEIDGYASESGIDLWRESSDL
- a CDS encoding ANTAR domain-containing protein; the encoded protein is MSLTGTDETSRQVIDIAVGILIGLRGCSRREAFDELVRVVHQTGLGLGAIASGLVAIASGSASADHAEAFTAWGELIRTRRTGRLATAS